In Ruminiclostridium josui JCM 17888, the genomic window ATTCAAGTCTAATCGTCATGGATTGCCTTATGACAATCTTCACATACCACTAAGGTTTTTCTACGTTTGGATTTCATTATCTGCTCCCAAAGCGATGTTCCGTCCAGCCCTTTTACACTCGGCACATGATGAACCTCATAGCTGGCTTTATCTTTACTACCGCACAATTCACAAATCCCTGCCTGTAGTCGCGCCCTAATTGTCGCATTTGTATTTACAGAATATCTGTGTTGTACAATCTTGTCCTCGCACTTACCCTTGCAGTCCTTTAGTTTTACAATTCGCTTTTCTTTGGTTGCGCCATTTTCCGTTTTATACTTGATGGCCCAATCCTTGCCTTGCTTATGTTTGGCTACTATTTTCTTAATTGTGGAATTGTGTTTTCCTGCAAGCGTAGCAAGACAACTGTATTCCATCAGATAAGCGAAATATTGCAGCTTGTATAGATTTGAGGCAAGGTAATAGTAATTCACTATCCCACGAATCTCCGCATTGTATCGTTCAACAATTTCTGCGTCAGGTAGGTACAACCAGCCTTTTTTGTGTAGCGGTCTAAACTTTTTCGCTTCAGTTTGACGGACAAATCCTTTCTCAAACATATGCTTTTCGATTTTCTCAAATGGTACGCTTAATGCAACAGTGTTATTTAGATGTCTTGCCTTACGTCCCCTGCTATCGGTCATATATTCTTGATTTCGCCTAACCGATATATCATAGCCTAAGAATCTTACTCGCTCACTGCTGTGTGTAATCAGGGTTTTGTCTTTGCTTAGAGTGAGTTTGTATTCGTCAAAAAGAAACTTTGCTAACTGCTCTTTAAGCCTTACGCAATCTTCTTTACTGCCATTTTCTGCTATCAGAAAATCATCGGCATACCTGACGTACGATACCTTTTTGTCATCCTGCATTTTTGAGGGTGTTTTTCGG contains:
- a CDS encoding reverse transcriptase domain-containing protein encodes the protein MTKPTSDILERIYKNSSEHKDGVYTRLYRYLLRDDIYYLAYQKLYSNKGASTKGIDNDTADGFGKKYVDSLIKELSDGTYTPKPVRREYIKKKNGKMRPLGIPSFRDKLLQEVIRNFLEAIYEPTFSDFSHGFRPKRSCHTALEQAKLYFRGAKWFIEGDIKGCFDDIDHDKLIEILQRKIKDSRFINVIRSFLKAGYMEDWKYHQTYSGCPQGGILSPILANIYLNELDNEIAKIKQAFDKPATRKITPEHSSLSAKLFKRRKKLKSATGEQRTALLSEIHDLEEQYRKTPSKMQDDKKVSYVRYADDFLIAENGSKEDCVRLKEQLAKFLFDEYKLTLSKDKTLITHSSERVRFLGYDISVRRNQEYMTDSRGRKARHLNNTVALSVPFEKIEKHMFEKGFVRQTEAKKFRPLHKKGWLYLPDAEIVERYNAEIRGIVNYYYLASNLYKLQYFAYLMEYSCLATLAGKHNSTIKKIVAKHKQGKDWAIKYKTENGATKEKRIVKLKDCKGKCEDKIVQHRYSVNTNATIRARLQAGICELCGSKDKASYEVHHVPSVKGLDGTSLWEQIMKSKRRKTLVVCEDCHKAIHDD